Proteins from a single region of Agrobacterium vaccinii:
- the dinB gene encoding DNA polymerase IV produces MDAFYASVEQRDNPELRGKPLAVGGSAARGVVAAASYEARAFGVYSAMPSITAKRKCPDLIFVPPRFEVYRQVSQQIREIFAEYTPVIEPLSLDEAYLDVTENLKGMEIATEIALEIRAKIKAVTGLNASAGISYNKFLAKMASDLNKPNGQAVITPKNGPGFVEALPVKKFHGVGPATAERMKRHGIETGLDLKSKPLTFLQQHFGKSGPYFYGIARGIDERQVKANRVRKSVGAEDTFVEDIDALDLAQAELRPLAEKVWRYCEAHDITGKTVTVKIKYSDFTQATRSKTLGLGLLSVSTILNIADGLLASVFPFKRPVRLLGVTLSSLNANCAKAPQLDLGL; encoded by the coding sequence ATGGATGCGTTCTACGCCTCCGTCGAACAACGTGACAATCCAGAGCTGCGTGGCAAGCCGCTGGCGGTCGGGGGATCTGCTGCCCGCGGTGTTGTGGCGGCCGCGAGTTACGAGGCAAGAGCCTTCGGCGTCTATTCAGCCATGCCATCGATTACTGCCAAGCGAAAATGCCCTGATCTGATTTTCGTGCCTCCTCGATTCGAGGTCTACCGTCAGGTCTCACAGCAAATCCGCGAAATTTTTGCGGAGTACACACCCGTCATCGAACCGCTGTCACTCGATGAGGCTTATCTCGACGTTACCGAGAACCTGAAAGGCATGGAGATCGCTACCGAAATAGCACTGGAAATCCGCGCCAAGATCAAGGCGGTGACCGGGCTCAATGCTTCTGCTGGAATCTCGTACAATAAGTTTCTGGCGAAAATGGCGAGCGACCTGAACAAGCCCAACGGCCAGGCCGTGATCACGCCGAAGAATGGCCCAGGCTTTGTCGAGGCCCTGCCCGTGAAGAAATTCCACGGGGTTGGCCCCGCCACGGCAGAGCGGATGAAACGACATGGCATCGAAACGGGTTTGGATCTGAAATCAAAACCACTCACATTCCTGCAACAACATTTCGGAAAGTCAGGTCCATACTTCTACGGTATCGCCCGAGGCATTGATGAGCGGCAGGTCAAAGCCAACCGCGTCCGAAAATCCGTCGGCGCCGAAGATACGTTTGTCGAGGACATCGACGCGCTCGATCTTGCTCAAGCCGAACTGCGCCCTTTGGCCGAAAAGGTCTGGCGGTACTGCGAAGCGCACGACATCACCGGAAAGACCGTGACCGTCAAAATCAAATATTCGGATTTTACCCAGGCAACACGAAGCAAAACGCTGGGCTTAGGTCTTTTGAGCGTTTCGACAATTCTCAACATCGCCGACGGGTTGCTAGCCTCGGTCTTCCCATTTAAACGCCCGGTACGCCTTTTGGGCGTGACACTTTCCTCGCTAAATGCAAACTGCGCAAAAGCACCACAGCTTGATTTAGGCCTTTGA
- a CDS encoding SOS response-associated peptidase, translating to MCNLYNVTTTRDAVLQFTKAFRDLAGWNEASFDVYPGYQAPIVRVAEDGAREIVRATWGMPSPPAYVKNYDPGVTNIRNVASPHWRRWLGPTSRCVVPFTCFAEPDPASKVGGGRVPNAWFAKDETKPLMFFAGFWTPWKGIRKVRDGEQEYELFGFLTTSPNEIVSPIHKKAMPAILTTPEEVDTWLTAPWDEARHLQRPLPGNMLVIVPPETKPDLPEEGLLL from the coding sequence ATGTGCAATCTCTACAACGTAACCACAACCCGTGACGCCGTCTTGCAGTTCACCAAGGCATTTCGTGATCTGGCAGGGTGGAACGAGGCAAGCTTCGACGTCTATCCCGGCTACCAGGCTCCCATCGTTCGCGTCGCCGAGGATGGAGCAAGAGAGATCGTCCGCGCGACATGGGGCATGCCCTCGCCTCCGGCCTATGTGAAGAACTACGATCCCGGCGTCACCAATATCCGCAATGTCGCGTCGCCGCACTGGCGTCGGTGGCTCGGACCGACCAGTCGCTGCGTCGTTCCCTTCACGTGCTTTGCGGAACCGGATCCTGCAAGCAAGGTCGGCGGCGGACGCGTGCCGAATGCCTGGTTTGCCAAGGATGAGACCAAACCCCTAATGTTCTTCGCAGGCTTTTGGACGCCTTGGAAAGGCATTCGCAAAGTCAGAGACGGAGAGCAGGAGTACGAGCTGTTCGGCTTCCTGACGACGTCGCCAAACGAGATCGTTTCACCCATCCACAAAAAAGCGATGCCTGCAATCCTGACGACGCCGGAAGAAGTCGATACGTGGCTGACAGCACCTTGGGACGAGGCGCGTCACCTTCAAAGGCCCCTCCCCGGCAACATGCTTGTCATCGTTCCTCCGGAAACAAAGCCCGACCTGCCGGAAGAAGGGCTGTTGTTGTGA
- a CDS encoding MgtC/SapB family protein — protein MNEWLVSIGIELNILPHLVALLVAYLLALPIGWDREQNERSAGLRTFPLVAIASCGFIQAAETITAGNAEATARVLEGLINGVGFIGGGAILVGKMGTRGTATAASIWATGAIGAAVGLGSYDTAIVLSVATFATLRLMTNFKASENPVHLPLNPSDQD, from the coding sequence TTGAACGAATGGCTCGTGTCGATTGGCATTGAACTCAACATCTTACCACATCTTGTCGCGCTCCTTGTGGCATATCTTCTTGCGCTACCCATTGGATGGGACCGTGAACAAAATGAGCGTAGTGCAGGCCTGCGAACGTTTCCGTTGGTCGCGATCGCATCGTGCGGGTTCATACAAGCTGCAGAAACAATCACCGCGGGCAATGCCGAGGCCACTGCCCGTGTGCTTGAGGGCTTGATCAATGGTGTAGGCTTTATCGGCGGCGGAGCAATCCTTGTCGGAAAAATGGGAACACGCGGTACGGCTACGGCTGCAAGCATATGGGCCACAGGTGCTATAGGCGCTGCTGTTGGGTTGGGATCGTATGACACGGCGATAGTGCTGTCGGTTGCCACCTTCGCGACATTGCGGCTGATGACGAACTTCAAGGCTTCAGAAAACCCGGTCCATTTGCCGCTGAACCCGTCAGACCAAGATTGA
- a CDS encoding TetR/AcrR family transcriptional regulator, which translates to MKPEKSEHSSEQKIAPRDRIVSTACQLFREHGIRGIGVDAIAEAASTNKMTLYRHFGSKDDLVCEALKHSSRRLEKVWEDLETENPGDPRAQLRAWVKMRAQCLSSEPYGCDLANAAVELKEQGHPAHAIIETLKAEQHSRLSDLCRSTGVSDPDLLADTLSMLLEGARVSKLAAGKEGPSMRFTRACEAAMVSFGLRAPVAPEILWNTEEVIPRGR; encoded by the coding sequence ATGAAGCCCGAAAAATCTGAACACTCCTCCGAGCAGAAAATCGCGCCGCGTGACCGGATCGTATCAACGGCCTGTCAACTGTTTCGTGAACATGGGATCCGTGGCATAGGGGTTGATGCAATCGCTGAAGCCGCCTCGACCAACAAGATGACGTTATATCGACATTTCGGCTCTAAGGACGATCTTGTATGCGAAGCGCTGAAACATAGCTCTCGAAGGCTTGAGAAAGTCTGGGAAGATCTTGAAACAGAGAACCCGGGCGATCCGAGGGCTCAGCTTAGGGCCTGGGTGAAAATGCGCGCGCAATGTCTTTCAAGCGAGCCTTATGGATGTGATCTTGCCAATGCTGCGGTGGAGTTGAAGGAGCAAGGACATCCGGCGCATGCCATAATTGAAACATTGAAAGCGGAACAGCATTCCCGGCTCTCCGATCTCTGTCGTTCGACAGGTGTCAGCGATCCAGACCTTTTGGCTGATACGCTATCGATGCTGTTGGAGGGAGCGCGCGTCAGCAAACTTGCCGCCGGCAAAGAAGGTCCGTCGATGCGGTTTACGCGTGCTTGTGAAGCGGCGATGGTCTCGTTTGGTCTACGTGCGCCGGTTGCCCCCGAAATCCTGTGGAACACGGAGGAAGTGATACCTAGAGGACGATAG
- a CDS encoding 3'-5' exonuclease: MAEQFDMFSEQVSRDPVTMSPTLKTSKAKPSVAQLDEADMVRHLSETGRYRILEKLTHRAVVSSPRPEFLLKGIILDTETTGLNAHKNEIIEIGVIAFTFDSSGCIGDVTGVYGGLRQPSMPIPEEIIKLTGITDEMVAGQSIDMDTLRAMIEPADVLIAHNAGFDRPFCEALSHLFSEKAWACSNSEVNWASRGFEGTKLGYLIAQAGYFHDGHRAIDDCFALLEILARHVDGHSSTAFAELYEASQKSCVRIFAENSPFDMKEYLKARGYRWSDGSDGRPKAWWIEIGEEAVDEELRYLKYEIYRYADADPPIRRLTAYDRFRA, from the coding sequence ATGGCAGAGCAGTTTGACATGTTTTCCGAACAGGTGTCTCGCGACCCAGTGACGATGTCACCAACCCTCAAGACGTCCAAGGCCAAGCCATCTGTCGCTCAACTCGACGAAGCCGATATGGTTCGCCACCTTTCGGAAACAGGCCGCTATCGCATCCTCGAGAAACTGACGCACCGCGCCGTGGTGTCGAGCCCGCGGCCTGAATTCCTGCTTAAGGGCATCATTCTCGATACTGAGACCACGGGACTAAATGCTCACAAGAATGAAATTATCGAGATTGGCGTAATAGCCTTCACCTTCGATTCCTCAGGTTGCATCGGTGATGTCACTGGGGTCTATGGCGGACTTCGGCAACCCTCTATGCCGATTCCTGAGGAAATCATTAAACTAACTGGTATCACCGATGAGATGGTCGCCGGACAATCCATCGACATGGATACATTGCGTGCGATGATCGAACCGGCTGATGTGTTGATCGCCCACAACGCCGGATTTGATAGACCGTTTTGCGAGGCACTTTCTCACCTGTTCTCAGAGAAAGCCTGGGCATGCTCAAACTCCGAGGTTAATTGGGCATCGCGCGGATTTGAAGGCACCAAACTAGGCTACCTAATCGCGCAAGCAGGCTATTTCCATGACGGTCACCGCGCTATCGACGATTGTTTTGCGCTTCTGGAAATTCTAGCTCGGCATGTCGATGGGCATTCGTCGACGGCCTTTGCCGAACTCTATGAAGCGAGCCAGAAATCGTGTGTTCGTATATTCGCCGAAAACAGTCCGTTTGATATGAAGGAGTACCTAAAAGCTCGAGGCTATCGCTGGTCTGACGGAAGTGATGGTCGCCCTAAAGCCTGGTGGATCGAGATCGGCGAGGAGGCCGTTGATGAGGAGCTGCGGTATCTAAAGTATGAAATCTACCGTTACGCCGATGCAGACCCACCCATTAGACGCCTGACGGCCTACGACCGCTTTCGAGCCTGA